The following are from one region of the Candidatus Eisenbacteria bacterium genome:
- a CDS encoding PBP1A family penicillin-binding protein — translation MAAPKAKSGPPGRLETARAIFLRHPRLWTTAAVVLVLLLTGALLLIPLAAKIDALRARHATGPSWSFPSRLYTAGVPFVRGRTMPFPYLRHQLALRGYRQVAHEPREPGTWAVGSRGIAIFTRGFRDTQDPAGHGGPERVLLEIGNGTLARVHRLGGREGDLPPDRGSAPRLEPVVASLIMDDHRIRRTWVPLSRVPKVVRQAVVASEDRRFYKHSGLDLRSNFRALLVNLRAGAVRQGGSTITQQLARGLFLGPQRTWDRKLREIFLAVGLEILLSKDQILEMYLNMVYWGRADGGGVGGIAEAARWYFNEPVDSLRLREAALLAGMIPSPNATSPFRDPRRARERRNNVIDDMVAAGSIDAATGRRAKKLPLGVRRGPVPPEHFPSVASYVREWLEQRTAGSLPKGALAQRGLAILTTIDPVWQIDAERALAEGLADQERWRGRMAEPLEGAFVAIDPATGYVRAMVGGRRPTTGSFNRATQARRQPGSAIKPLVYASALERGPGAFTPASTLADLRREFDTPEGPWSPRNDDGRYHESVTIAKALAHSINVATANLVEAVGPPVVAREVARLGVEGLKAVPSIGLGTTEVTLLQLTNAYACFPNGGWKRAPSPVRVVIDGRGKTVASVASNATRVLPRQTAALMTGLLEDVVIFGVAYPLRKSYGFTRGVGGKTGTTNEYKDAWFIGFTPDIVAGVWVGYDTPQSLARPAAQIAIPVWAGIAHRMLEGFPERDFEGSGLLEQAWIDPWTGGLARQDCLSPMRVPFIRGSVPRRPCSRDHAGEWAEYYARQAIADSIAAEEEENAMEEYFAPPPPPDPDDHDR, via the coding sequence ATGGCGGCCCCCAAGGCAAAGTCCGGCCCTCCAGGACGCCTCGAGACGGCACGCGCGATCTTCCTCCGTCACCCCCGGCTGTGGACGACCGCCGCCGTCGTCCTGGTGCTCCTGCTCACCGGCGCGCTGCTCTTGATTCCGCTCGCGGCGAAGATCGACGCGCTGCGCGCCCGCCACGCCACCGGGCCCTCGTGGTCCTTCCCCTCGCGGCTGTACACCGCGGGCGTGCCGTTCGTCCGGGGCCGCACCATGCCGTTCCCGTACCTGCGCCACCAGCTGGCGCTGCGTGGCTACCGGCAGGTGGCACACGAGCCGCGCGAACCGGGAACCTGGGCCGTGGGGTCGAGAGGAATTGCGATCTTCACCCGGGGCTTCCGCGACACGCAGGACCCGGCTGGACATGGGGGGCCCGAGCGGGTGTTGCTGGAGATCGGCAATGGCACGCTGGCGCGCGTCCACCGCCTGGGAGGACGCGAAGGCGACCTGCCTCCCGACCGCGGCAGCGCGCCGCGGCTCGAGCCGGTCGTCGCCTCCCTGATCATGGACGACCACAGGATCCGCCGCACCTGGGTGCCGCTGTCGCGAGTGCCCAAGGTGGTGCGCCAGGCGGTGGTCGCGAGCGAGGACCGGCGCTTCTACAAGCACAGCGGGCTCGATCTGCGCTCGAACTTCCGCGCGCTGCTCGTCAACCTGCGAGCCGGCGCGGTGCGCCAGGGCGGCAGCACGATCACGCAGCAGCTCGCCCGCGGGCTCTTCCTGGGTCCTCAGCGCACCTGGGACCGCAAGCTGCGCGAGATCTTCCTGGCCGTCGGCCTCGAGATCCTGCTCTCCAAGGACCAGATCCTCGAGATGTACCTGAACATGGTCTATTGGGGACGCGCCGACGGGGGTGGCGTCGGCGGCATCGCCGAAGCGGCGCGCTGGTACTTCAACGAGCCGGTGGACTCGCTGCGACTGAGAGAAGCGGCGTTGCTCGCCGGCATGATCCCCTCGCCCAATGCCACCTCACCGTTCCGGGATCCGCGCCGCGCCCGCGAGCGCCGCAACAACGTGATCGACGACATGGTCGCCGCCGGATCGATCGACGCGGCGACCGGGCGGCGCGCCAAGAAGCTCCCGCTCGGCGTTCGCCGCGGACCCGTGCCGCCCGAGCACTTCCCCAGCGTGGCGAGCTACGTGCGCGAGTGGCTCGAGCAGCGCACCGCGGGATCGCTCCCCAAGGGCGCGCTCGCGCAGCGCGGCCTGGCGATCCTCACCACGATCGATCCGGTCTGGCAGATCGACGCCGAGCGCGCGCTCGCCGAGGGCCTGGCGGACCAGGAACGTTGGCGCGGACGGATGGCCGAGCCGCTCGAGGGCGCGTTCGTGGCGATCGATCCGGCCACGGGCTACGTGAGGGCGATGGTCGGCGGTCGACGCCCGACCACCGGCTCGTTCAACCGCGCCACCCAGGCGCGCCGCCAGCCGGGCTCGGCGATCAAGCCGCTGGTCTACGCGTCGGCGCTCGAGCGCGGGCCCGGCGCCTTCACGCCGGCCTCGACGCTCGCGGATCTGCGCCGCGAGTTCGACACGCCTGAAGGACCCTGGTCGCCGCGCAACGACGACGGGCGCTATCACGAGTCGGTGACGATCGCCAAGGCGCTGGCTCACTCGATCAACGTGGCGACCGCCAACCTGGTGGAAGCGGTGGGACCACCGGTCGTGGCGCGCGAGGTCGCGCGCCTCGGCGTCGAAGGGCTCAAGGCGGTGCCGAGCATTGGGCTCGGCACCACCGAGGTGACGCTTCTCCAGCTCACCAATGCCTATGCCTGCTTCCCCAACGGTGGATGGAAGCGCGCGCCTTCCCCGGTCCGGGTCGTGATCGATGGCCGTGGCAAGACCGTGGCATCCGTCGCGTCCAACGCCACCCGCGTGCTTCCGCGACAGACCGCTGCGCTGATGACCGGCCTGCTCGAGGACGTCGTGATCTTCGGCGTCGCCTATCCGCTGCGGAAGAGCTACGGCTTCACTCGCGGCGTGGGCGGCAAGACGGGAACCACGAACGAATACAAGGACGCGTGGTTCATCGGCTTCACACCGGACATCGTGGCCGGCGTCTGGGTGGGTTACGACACGCCCCAGAGCCTGGCCCGCCCCGCGGCGCAGATCGCGATCCCGGTGTGGGCCGGGATCGCGCACCGGATGCTCGAAGGATTCCCCGAGCGCGACTTCGAGGGCAGCGGCCTGCTCGAGCAGGCATGGATCGACCCGTGGACGGGCGGCCTCGCGCGCCAGGACTGTCTGAGTCCGATGCGGGTGCCTTTCATTCGCGGAAGCGTCCCGCGCCGCCCCTGCTCTCGCGACCACGCCGGTGAGTGGGCCGAGTACTACGCCCGCCAGGCCATTGCTGACAGCATCGCCGCGGAGGAGGAAGAGAACGCAATGGAGGAGTACTTCGCGCCGCCGCCTCCGCCCGATCCCGACGACCACGACCGCTGA
- a CDS encoding ABC transporter ATP-binding protein, protein MSAKRPPIQLGNAWAEARDLAWKNRGRLGLGLLLMLISQVAGLVLPASSKFLIDDVIGKRQTHLLPWLALASGAASLIQASTGFALSQVLGVAAQRAITDMRRGILEHVSRLPVRYFDSTQTGILISRIMNDAEGIRNLVGTGLVQLAGGLLTAVMAFGVLLYLNWHLTLITLSIMLSFGIGMSIAFSRLRPVFRQRGKIQGEVTGRLAESLGGIRIVKAYTAERREQLTFARGIHRLFRNVATTVTGVSAVMAFTSVILGVVGVIMTLMGGRAILDGRMTLGDFVMYVFFTGLVAAPLVNIASIGTQITEAFAGLDRIRELRSTPSELADDAERQPLETLRGDVLFENVTFEYNPGQPVLRNVSFHARPGSTTALVGSSGSGKSTLISLVMAFNRPLSGRVMVDGRDLSTVKLEDYRSHLGAVFQDNFLFDGTVAENIAFSRPGATLEDIRAASRIAHCEEFILDFPKGYETVVGERGIKLSGGQRQRVAIARAILADPKLLILDEATSSLDSESEGMIQEGLRALRQGRTTFVIAHRLSTIQSADQILVLEGGEIVEQGTHEELLTKAGRYRQLYDKQYRFELDRFINPGEDFTPELPQAVVPREAGEAIRAD, encoded by the coding sequence ATGAGCGCCAAACGTCCGCCCATCCAACTCGGCAATGCCTGGGCCGAGGCCCGCGACCTGGCCTGGAAGAACCGCGGCCGGCTGGGCCTGGGGCTCCTCCTGATGCTGATCTCGCAGGTTGCGGGGCTCGTGCTGCCCGCCAGCTCCAAGTTCCTGATCGACGATGTGATCGGGAAGCGCCAGACCCACCTCCTCCCATGGCTCGCCCTCGCCTCGGGGGCCGCTTCGCTGATCCAGGCGTCCACGGGGTTCGCGCTGTCGCAGGTGCTCGGAGTCGCCGCGCAGCGCGCCATCACCGACATGCGGCGGGGAATCCTGGAGCACGTCTCCCGGCTTCCGGTGCGCTACTTCGACTCGACGCAGACCGGCATCCTGATCTCGCGGATCATGAACGACGCCGAGGGGATCCGGAACCTGGTCGGCACCGGTCTGGTGCAGCTCGCCGGAGGGCTGCTGACGGCGGTCATGGCGTTCGGGGTTCTTCTCTACCTCAACTGGCACCTCACCTTGATCACGCTCTCGATCATGCTGTCGTTCGGCATCGGCATGTCGATCGCGTTCTCCCGTCTGCGTCCGGTCTTCCGCCAGCGCGGCAAGATCCAGGGCGAAGTCACCGGACGTCTCGCCGAGTCGCTCGGCGGGATCCGCATCGTCAAGGCCTATACCGCCGAGCGACGCGAGCAGCTCACGTTCGCGCGCGGCATCCACCGCTTGTTCCGCAACGTCGCCACCACGGTGACCGGCGTCTCCGCCGTCATGGCGTTCACGTCGGTGATCCTCGGCGTGGTCGGCGTGATCATGACCTTGATGGGCGGACGCGCGATCCTCGACGGGCGCATGACGCTCGGCGACTTCGTGATGTACGTGTTCTTCACCGGGCTGGTGGCGGCCCCGCTCGTCAACATCGCCTCGATCGGCACGCAGATCACCGAGGCGTTCGCCGGGCTCGATCGCATTCGCGAGCTGCGCTCGACGCCTTCCGAGCTCGCCGACGACGCGGAGCGCCAGCCGCTCGAGACATTGCGCGGCGACGTCCTGTTCGAGAACGTCACCTTCGAGTACAACCCGGGCCAGCCCGTGCTCAGGAACGTGAGCTTCCATGCCCGGCCGGGCTCGACCACGGCGCTGGTCGGCTCGAGCGGCTCCGGGAAGAGCACGCTGATCAGTCTGGTCATGGCGTTCAACCGGCCGCTCTCAGGCCGCGTGATGGTCGACGGCCGCGACCTCTCGACGGTGAAGCTGGAGGACTACCGGTCGCATCTGGGCGCGGTGTTCCAGGACAACTTCCTGTTCGACGGCACGGTGGCGGAGAACATCGCCTTTTCGCGGCCCGGGGCCACGCTCGAGGATATCCGCGCCGCCAGCCGGATCGCGCACTGCGAGGAGTTCATCCTGGACTTCCCGAAGGGTTACGAGACCGTGGTCGGCGAGCGCGGCATCAAGCTCTCGGGCGGGCAGCGGCAGCGTGTGGCGATCGCGCGCGCGATTCTCGCGGATCCCAAGCTCCTCATCCTCGACGAGGCCACTTCGAGCCTCGACAGCGAGAGCGAAGGCATGATCCAGGAAGGCCTGCGCGCCCTGCGGCAGGGACGCACCACGTTCGTGATCGCCCACCGGCTGTCGACGATCCAGAGCGCCGATCAGATCCTGGTGCTCGAAGGCGGCGAGATCGTGGAGCAGGGAACCCACGAGGAGCTGCTGACGAAGGCCGGGCGCTACCGCCAGCTCTACGACAAGCAGTACCGCTTCGAGCTCGACCGCTTCATCAACCCGGGCGAGGACTTCACGCCCGAGCTGCCACAAGCGGTCGTGCCGCGCGAAGCGGGTGAAGCCATTCGAGCCGACTAG
- a CDS encoding 1-acyl-sn-glycerol-3-phosphate acyltransferase: protein MSLAERVAAPGYYVARIVLGTAARVYFRRIDVRNADRIPARSPLLVVANHPASFTDVIVLGAAMTRRLHFLAMAPIFKPWIRGFGLRLCGTLPVYRREDDPSKMSRNDDTFRACHEILDRDGGVLIFPEGTSLTDRSIVKIKTGAARLALAQDSRPGQQGRLALLPVGLHFADRTGFQSDVWVSIGRPIDLAPFREQAGYDDQAAVRALTDQIQLALEKLILNVPHVDRVELVAAVERLYREDVRPHVAISHDVAIARGIAEYVDYFARTDPDRIARAWRRIRRYERRLEALQLDDRAVREMLPAERRIHERVRLVLLGLIGLVPALAGGLIHYVPYRISGETARLVKDPTRVAAARIAVGIVLFPAWYAAIGAGLWHGLELPPRAMAAVLLVFLALGLHALAYFQWLSHQRQRIRLVWLKASSRRRVALLRRDRQELIELFEQARSDYEAGREPVLSSR from the coding sequence ATGTCCCTGGCCGAACGGGTCGCAGCGCCCGGCTATTATGTCGCGCGTATCGTCTTGGGCACGGCAGCGCGCGTCTATTTCCGGCGGATCGACGTGCGCAACGCCGATCGCATCCCGGCGCGGAGCCCATTGCTGGTGGTGGCGAACCATCCCGCGTCGTTCACCGACGTCATCGTGCTCGGCGCCGCCATGACGCGTCGGCTGCACTTCCTGGCGATGGCGCCGATCTTCAAGCCCTGGATCCGCGGATTCGGACTCCGGCTGTGCGGGACGCTGCCCGTCTATCGCCGTGAGGACGACCCGAGCAAGATGAGCCGCAACGACGACACGTTCCGTGCCTGCCACGAGATCCTGGATCGCGACGGCGGCGTGCTGATCTTTCCCGAAGGGACGAGCCTCACCGATCGCAGCATCGTGAAGATCAAGACCGGAGCTGCTCGGCTGGCCCTCGCGCAGGATTCAAGGCCGGGACAGCAGGGCCGGCTCGCGTTGCTGCCGGTCGGACTTCATTTCGCGGATCGCACCGGGTTCCAGTCGGACGTATGGGTCTCGATCGGCCGGCCGATCGACCTGGCGCCCTTCCGCGAGCAGGCGGGCTACGACGATCAAGCCGCGGTCCGCGCGCTCACCGACCAGATCCAGCTCGCGCTCGAGAAGCTGATCCTGAACGTGCCTCATGTCGATCGCGTCGAGCTGGTGGCCGCGGTAGAACGCCTGTACCGGGAGGACGTTCGCCCCCATGTCGCGATCAGCCACGACGTGGCGATCGCGCGCGGCATCGCGGAGTACGTGGACTACTTCGCGCGCACCGATCCCGACCGGATCGCGCGGGCCTGGCGCCGTATCCGCCGCTACGAGCGCAGGCTCGAGGCGCTGCAGCTCGACGACCGCGCGGTGCGCGAGATGCTGCCGGCAGAACGCCGGATTCATGAACGAGTCCGGCTGGTCCTGCTCGGCCTGATCGGACTCGTGCCTGCTCTCGCCGGTGGACTGATTCACTACGTGCCTTACCGCATCAGCGGCGAGACGGCGCGGCTGGTCAAGGATCCCACCCGCGTCGCGGCGGCGCGTATCGCGGTCGGCATCGTCCTGTTCCCGGCCTGGTACGCGGCGATCGGCGCCGGACTCTGGCACGGGCTCGAGTTACCGCCGCGCGCCATGGCCGCCGTTCTCCTCGTCTTCCTGGCCCTGGGGCTCCATGCGCTGGCCTATTTCCAGTGGCTCAGCCACCAGCGTCAGCGCATCCGCCTGGTCTGGCTCAAGGCATCCAGCCGCCGGCGGGTCGCGCTCCTTCGCAGGGACCGTCAAGAGCTCATCGAGCTCTTCGAGCAGGCCCGAAGCGATTACGAAGCCGGCCGCGAACCCGTGCTGAGTTCACGATGA